In the genome of Leucobacter luti, one region contains:
- a CDS encoding YigZ family protein produces the protein MEYETIRAAVDAETEISRSRFITRLERVSTEEEARAVIARVRAEHPRARHHCTAFVIGPDGRIQRSNDDGEPSGTAGAPMLDALTSSGLYDVVAVVTRYFGGVLLGAGGLTRAYRASVADAVHRADRVRRAIRQEVTVHCSYEVAAQIESEARRRGFGIGGAEYSDHVAQRFAVARAEIVPFTELVAELSAGAAEFEQGAAEFVDLSA, from the coding sequence ATGGAGTACGAGACGATCAGGGCCGCAGTGGATGCGGAGACCGAGATCTCACGATCCCGCTTCATTACCCGTCTGGAGCGCGTGTCTACGGAGGAAGAGGCGCGCGCCGTGATCGCGCGTGTGCGCGCCGAACATCCCCGGGCACGCCACCACTGCACCGCATTTGTGATTGGCCCGGATGGCCGGATCCAGCGCTCGAATGACGACGGCGAGCCGAGTGGCACCGCGGGTGCCCCAATGCTTGATGCGCTCACGTCCTCCGGGCTGTACGACGTCGTCGCCGTGGTGACCCGCTACTTTGGTGGTGTGCTGCTCGGCGCTGGCGGGTTGACACGGGCCTATCGGGCATCGGTGGCGGACGCCGTGCATCGTGCCGATCGGGTGCGACGCGCGATCCGGCAGGAAGTGACCGTGCACTGCAGCTACGAGGTAGCAGCGCAAATCGAGTCAGAGGCGCGCCGCCGCGGATTTGGGATCGGGGGTGCCGAGTACAGCGACCATGTTGCGCAGCGATTCGCTGTCGCCCGCGCTGAGATTGTTCCGTTCACCGAGCTGGTGGCCGAACTCAGCGCTGGCGCAGCAGAGTTTGAGCAGGGTGCCGCGGAGTTCGTCGACCTTTCTGCGTAG
- a CDS encoding RNA-binding S4 domain-containing protein has protein sequence MAGDSVRVDTWVWGVRLAKTRSQATAACRAGHVRVNGSTAKAAQAVRLGDEVRVRLHSIDRIYRVTGLPVRRGSAVEAAKHFEDLTPPPPPRVERPATVVRDPGAGRPTKRDRREIDKLRGRDEHFFD, from the coding sequence ATGGCGGGCGACAGCGTACGGGTAGATACCTGGGTGTGGGGCGTCCGGCTTGCGAAGACGCGCAGCCAGGCCACCGCGGCCTGCCGGGCTGGGCACGTCCGCGTCAACGGCTCCACCGCCAAGGCCGCCCAGGCAGTGCGCCTCGGCGACGAGGTGCGTGTGCGGCTCCACAGTATCGACCGGATCTACCGCGTGACCGGGCTTCCAGTGCGCCGTGGCAGCGCGGTTGAGGCCGCGAAGCACTTTGAAGATCTCACCCCTCCCCCGCCTCCGCGGGTGGAGCGGCCTGCAACGGTGGTGCGGGATCCGGGCGCCGGGCGCCCGACGAAACGAGATCGCCGCGAGATCGACAAGCTCCGCGGTCGCGACGAGCACTTCTTCGACTAG
- a CDS encoding DNA polymerase III subunit delta' has product MEYWAEIVGQTDAVRTLDRAAETGVVAAHAWLITGPPGSGRSNLAFRFAAALIARTAETRESVFEQVRARTHPDLGVLTTQKLLIDIRAARDIVTTAHYAPAEGRYRVIVIEDADRMPERTSNVLLKALEEPPERTIWILCAPSEADLLPTIRSRARSLRLVTPSPADIAKLLHERDGIDAAAAERAARLAQSHIGMARRLASDEGAMQRRDRSVELALGIATLGDAMRAAAALVKVAEADAAALTEARDLREREDAMRSLGLAPGAAIPPQMRSQMRALEEDQKRRATRSLRDGIDRILTDLLSVYRDILLHALVASDGADGGIDLINREERARIADRAERWGPIRALAAVSAVETARTRLTRGITPALVLEALFAGIIAAEEPV; this is encoded by the coding sequence GTGGAGTATTGGGCAGAAATCGTCGGGCAGACGGACGCGGTCCGTACCCTGGACCGCGCGGCAGAGACCGGCGTCGTCGCGGCGCACGCCTGGCTCATCACGGGCCCTCCAGGGTCGGGACGCTCGAACCTCGCGTTTCGCTTCGCCGCCGCGCTGATCGCCCGCACTGCTGAAACGCGAGAGAGCGTGTTCGAGCAGGTGCGCGCGCGCACCCACCCGGACCTCGGGGTGCTCACCACACAAAAGCTTCTCATTGACATTCGAGCGGCGCGGGACATCGTGACGACCGCCCACTATGCGCCAGCCGAGGGGCGTTACCGCGTCATTGTGATCGAAGATGCTGACCGCATGCCAGAGCGGACCTCGAACGTGCTCCTCAAAGCGCTCGAGGAGCCGCCTGAGCGGACGATCTGGATCCTCTGCGCCCCCAGCGAAGCCGATCTTCTTCCGACGATTCGTTCCCGCGCGCGTTCGCTGCGCCTCGTGACGCCGAGCCCCGCAGACATCGCGAAACTGCTCCACGAGCGGGACGGCATTGATGCTGCCGCTGCTGAACGCGCCGCCCGGCTCGCGCAGAGCCACATCGGCATGGCGCGCCGCCTCGCGAGCGACGAGGGCGCCATGCAACGCCGCGATCGCAGTGTCGAGCTGGCGCTCGGCATCGCCACGCTCGGAGACGCAATGCGCGCCGCAGCCGCACTCGTGAAGGTCGCCGAAGCCGACGCTGCTGCGCTGACTGAGGCGCGTGACCTGCGCGAACGAGAAGATGCGATGCGCAGTCTCGGGCTTGCGCCTGGCGCCGCGATCCCGCCGCAGATGCGCTCGCAGATGCGAGCGCTCGAAGAAGATCAGAAGCGCCGTGCGACCAGGAGCCTGCGCGACGGGATCGACCGGATCCTGACCGACCTGCTCTCTGTGTACCGGGACATCCTGCTGCATGCACTCGTGGCGAGTGACGGAGCCGACGGCGGCATTGACCTCATCAATCGCGAGGAACGCGCAAGGATTGCAGATCGTGCCGAGCGCTGGGGTCCGATCCGTGCCCTGGCCGCTGTTTCCGCCGTGGAGACTGCACGCACCCGACTCACGAGGGGGATCACCCCCGCACTCGTACTCGAGGCACTGTTTGCCGGAATCATCGCCGCGGAGGAACCCGTATGA